The DNA window GGAAGTGGGAATGCACAGATTGACAACACCGATCTGGTGTTGTTGAAATAGTATTCACTCTTTTGCCTGCCCTCCCATCTCGAGCTCCAGTTTCTACCCCCTCCCCACAGCTGGCCTTACTTCACATCCTCTACAGCGAGCAGGTGTTGGTCCCATTTACCTTAAAATCCCCCTGCTCTCCGTGAAACACACTGAAACGCACAGGCCCTCTCTTCCAAGTGGCTGGGAGGTTGCTATGGCAATGGTTGTCATGATGCTGATGTAGCGTCCTGAAGGTTGTAGTTGTGGAGCCAAAGGACGTGGCGACGGCGGTGTCGGTGGAGAACGTCCAGGCATGGGAAGCGCTCCTTATCCGGCCGGGGAATGGAAGGGGAAGGGGCGAGGCAGCCTGCAGGAGCTGGGCTGCATGCGCTGGAAGGTCAGCAAGCAGAAAGAAGGGGTGGCGGTGGTGGGGGCCGAGGAGAGGAGGTCCAGGGAGCTCATGGatgcgcagcagcagcagcaggatctctcctcctcgtcttcctccctcaCCTCCCCACTGCCTCGACAACCATCTCTGACACCTCCCGCCATCTACCATGAGAAGCAGCGGAGGGAGTTGTGCGCCCTCCATGCGCTCAATAATGTCTTCCAGGATGGGACGGCTTTCAGTCGGGACACGCTGCAGGAGATATACCAGAGGTAGGAACACCGACGGGTCATTATCAAGCTGCTGCATATGAATTGTTGTGATGactgtttttttaacatcttttttcAACTTGTTGAAGGCTTTCTCCCAACACTCTGGTGACACCTCACAAGaagagcatgctgggaaatggGAACTACGATGTAAATGTCATCATGGCTGCACTGCAGACGCGAGGGTTTGAGGCAGTTTGGTGGGATAAAAGAAGGTATGTGAGACACCTGATGAAGACTTCCATTTCTGTTGTCTTCATTCTAGTTCTCCCACATGTACAGCGGTAGAAGGAAATCaatacttgtttttgttttagggTTTTTCCCCCTTGTTCACGTTCATTTCCTGTGACATAGTTGGAGTATATCTTCTGTCCTCAAATCCTGATCAAAATCAGACGAGCTGATCTTCTCCAAAGGAAAATTATGTATGCTCCATGCTTGGTattgaattgttttttattgaatttggTCAATTCAGTTCACATCTCTTCAAAAATTATGGACATAATTAACTGAATTTACACTCCTGTCGTAGGGGCCCTAAAGGTTTGGACGGAATTGAAATTTTGGCAAGGCCTGTCACAATTATTACCTAATAGATTCATTATGTTGAGCTCATCACAATTATTACAGTAATCATCACAATTGTAAATAGAAGTTTAATTTTTCCATGTTGTTTTCCGCCTTTTGATCTTTGGTGCTCATTAAAGATGCCATGAGGTTCTCTTCTGAACAAAAAATTGCACTTGCCTTTCGCAACACCAACTGTTTATCTTTCAAGGTACTAAACTTTTTGATGAGCATCTATTGGCATGAGCATCCTGTATTCAGACTATATTCTACATACAAAAGTTACAATGGTGGGATAAAATGAACACTAGTAGACAAATCAAAAATCTACGTGTGAAACAATCATATCTTTTCAATGGTACCATGCAAACAGCAAGCAAGTGTAGTAAAGAACACCTCTGGAACATAATCAGCAGAACCTGGAATGGCCTCTTTGATGACTCAGCCACTACATTAGTTGACAAAGTCTACGAGACAGTTTTATCAGCATTCCTGTTTTCCTCGTTAACAAACTCACATGACTGTTGACAACAGCAGCCCCAGACCTGCTTTGTTCACGTTCACGTTATCACAGGAGCCCTATTCCTGTTTGTCCTTCTTGACcagaacaagaacaaaacagCTGACGAAAACAACAGGAGTGCTCGCGAGTGCTTATCGATTCAGCATCTGCGACTGGAgctttcacatttttatctaaTATTCACTGGTGTTGTGTGAAACATGTGAGATGACTTAAAATGATAAATCCCCACTTCTGTCAGTAGTGCCATAGACCTCCTgcaatatgttttatttaaagttgTGTTGGACTGTTTTTATAAGTCAATGTTGTTTAATTCCATTGCTAATGAGAAACTCAGACAACCAAGATTGAGAGTTTTTTCTATATATTACTGcaattgttaaaagaaaaaaatgtgattgaatatacagtatatcgcATATGATCAACTCCTGTTTTTTCTAAAAAGTTGCTACTATGATTTGCTTTCATTCTTGATGTCTGAAAGTATTTTCCTCTAATATATTGTACATTGTGGATTTGCTATCATTGTGCAGATGGATCTACACAATGCTCCAACACTAATGAGGATCTTACAGGTTGCAACCGCTGCCTTCTTTTTGTCCTTTCCAGGGATGTTGGCAGCATCGAGCTGTCAAACGTGACCGGCTTCATCCTGAACGTCCCATCCAACCTGAGCTGGGGGCCTCTCCGCCTGCCACTCAAACGCCAGCACTGGATAGGTGTCAGAGAGGTGGGAGGGGCTTATTACAACTTGGACTCCAAACTGCGCAGCCCTCAACTCATCGGACACCAGGAAGAGCTCAGGTGGGACCAGCGAGAAATGTTTGTTAACGTACATGTGTTCGTTGTGTCACGGTTGTCAATACTATGTTTCTACTACAACTAGAACCAGAAATATTctctgatatactgtatatcagacgTTTTAACATGTGACACCAACCTAGCAGACAAAATACACGATGGTGAATGTTTTAACAACAAGACCATAGACAATTATATTTACACTTTCctctcttttaaaataaatctttgaATTGTGCTACGTTGGCCTTTGATTGACAGAAAGAGATGTACCAAGTAGAGACAGAGAGGGCAAGAAGAAAGTGAGAAAGTTTACAGCAACTCCTCCAAGGTAGTGCTAATGTACACTTATTATCTTTTATATATCAGGCCAAGATAAGTTGTGGAACTCCAACATTGATATTGAACAATATTGATATATACAGTTATCAAATGTTGATCCTGAACTCCTTCTGATTTtgtcacaacactgtgtgtgctgctgcctcacagcaagacgttTCTggatttgatttctttttgtgtggagtttgtatgtatGAACTAGGCACATTAAATTGCCCgtgggtgtgaatgtgagtggttgtttgcctttgatgtggccctgcaataagctggtgtctcatccagagtgtaccctgcctgtcacccatagccagctgggataggctccagcaaactcGTGACCCACAATGTGGATAAGCTTTGATCTCATCTTCATGAATGAGATTGTTAATGGTTGTCAGTGCAACAAGGGTCTTGtagggagatggagagaggaagagcagatcattgaggaagatgaagatgagaccGAGGGAGAGCAGCATTCAGGCCATCAAGGCAGAGAAGCAGGATCTGAAGATACGTAATCTGATTTAAGGTCCTCACCAGTTAAAGCTTCTCAAAATCCAGAATATCATTTTGTGTACACAAAAGAGCCGTCCAATCAAAACTGTTCCTGATTTTAcatgctgttttctgtttttgttaacAGACTATGATAAAAATTTCAGACAGGAGGAATTTTTGAATGATGGTGTCAATAATTTAGAAAAAGAACTCAGTATGTTTCATACAAAATACAAGCACTTGTATCTCATTAGGAATAATAACCTCTTTGGGTTTGGCTGCAGCACACAGTGGAATTCATTTACCCAGAGAATATCTAGCAAAGGGACATCTTTGATTATTACTTGAATCCATCAAActaaaagaccaaaaaaataagagagagtagaaataaaattagatccaaaaaacacttaaaacatCCATCCACCCGTTACCACAatacagctgcttatccaccATTGAGGTCGTGGTGCTGgggcctgtcccagctggctgaGGGTGAAAGGCAAGGTACACCCCGCATGATACATGCGGGCTCATCGCAGGGCCGCACAGAAGACAAGCAACcactcacgctcacactcacacctacagacacttTGGTGAGACTAGTTCAGCGAAGtggttttggaggtgagaggaagctggagaactcacgcagacatgaagcaaaacatacaaactcaacaCAGGAAGAAATGAAACCCAGAGCTTTCAGGGTCAATTGATTGAATGTTTAATATTGTGTGTCTACACTGGTTTGTGGTCTTGTCTGTTTAATTATAACTGATGGTACGTGTCCCAGATTTCTGTAACCGTTAAAGCGCTACACAAATGAGTATTGTGAAATGACTCATGTGTATTTTATAATTCTCTGCCATGTGTGTTTTTAGCCTACCTTGTATAGTCATGGCAACAACAGAAACATTAtgcactcacaaacacaccccCACTCcccatgaaagaaaaaaagctttgtGGTTatgtaatttttgtaatttgagGTGAATTCTGTGGGTCTGTCCGTGTGACATCTCAGATATTCGGTTGTATTCTATCCTCCGTGACTTTGATGAGTTTCTGCAGCTGTTTCACAGTAAAAACCTTGAATTTGTACACAGGTTAAAGTGGCGTGAAATGATTGTAGGAAATGTTGAGTTTGCTGTGAGATAACACACGAGTCCATACAGCTCTGATAACACACAATATTATTTGACACGTAAAGCAACAAATCCACATCACACAGACTAGAACatagtgttgtttttattaaatgtctCCTGGAGTAGCTGCAACAATCATTCTATTTCCATTTTGATGTTCTAATATCTATAAGCTATGTTTGTCAAaattttgtgcttttatttcttaaatGCCTAttgatttaaagaaataatcaaCAACTGGGGAATGGAGAAGACCTGGTTTTGATTTGCTGATTTGACATAATTTTTGATTGTTATGCTTTTCTTACACGATTATCTCCAGCAGTTTTTCAGCCTCATAGTCTAGAACCAAATTCTCCTCTTTGAAAGATCACAACCTTACACCTAAGTACTATTTCAGCTCTTTTGCTTCCCAAAAATATTCAGCCTATCACAAGACccatacataaaaaatgtttgtgaccATATATCTTAGTATTTATGAACCAAGACATTTTCTTCACAACATGGAGGAGACAAAAATGGAGCAAAGAGGAAAGTAAAGCTGGTTCGTGCTGTGATCAGAGCACTAACAGTCTGTCCTTTAAAACTGTGGCCCtcattgtctgtttgtctgttttgaacACAAATTGACGTAAAAGAGTTCCTTCATTTAATCATGGTAACCATGGATCTCCTCTTTGATCCTAATTGCCCCTCCTTCCAGGAAGTTTCTCCGCCAGCAGCTGCGAGGGAAGAACTGTGAACTCCTACTGGTGGtctcagaggaggtggaggtgcaCCAGACGTGGCGGTCTGACGGCTGACGGTTGAACCAGCCGCTAACGGGCCAATCACAGAACGAACGGGAGAGAGAGTAGTAGAGGTTtgcacagccaatcacagggaGGCACACTTGCTGATGtggtatttttttcctctttttttgggttttgtttaCACAGCCTTTGCTGGACTTGCTTCTAATTCAATTCAATGTAATGAAGGAGGCAAAACCTTAACAGGGAGACTCAGAATCACAGTCCTTTACTCAAAAGACTCACAATTATGATTGTttctgttatatatatatatatatatacagcatatatatacacaggcacacgtgtgtgtgtcagtttggattattttactgtttatttccAAAGTCATGGGAGTTATTGAATGaatcattgtgtgtttgtctccttcAGAGAGCCTCCCTGGTTCTcagttgtgtctttgtgtttctgaccTTTCATGTCGTGAATCTCGTCTCCGTCTCCTCCGTCCTTCACTTTCGCCGAGGTGTGACCCTCCTAGTCTCAGTGTGAGTTCGTCACACTCCCCCTGTCTGTCCCTTTTGTCCCATGTTTCACGTTGCCAAATTTGTATTTCCTCCACATCACAAACAGTTGTGGCGCAGTCTGACACTACAGCGGCCGCAGGGACGCAACAGATTAATATGCAACAAATCAATGCAACATCAGCTCTAGCACTCCCTCTAGTGGAGTGGATGTTtgcctcagtttcctgttcaggaagaggtaaaggtgtcattcatccattttttgtttttgcttttttattgcTGGCGTTCAGTGCATCTAGGATACTAATGAAATACTAACAGTTATAATCTCGAAGCAGAACTGTGCTCCtttttttgacatatttatATTCACTGTGGCGATGAGAGAACCTTTTGTCTAAATTATTGTCCTCAGCAGTAGATCGAGTGTAGATTCAAACTCACCAGCAACAGCAGAAAACTAATTGCCATCTACTGTAGTTGAAATTCAAaccaaaatgaataatttaaatatggGAAAATGGTGTCTTGGAAAGTTAACACAATAATAAGACctttaaaatgactgaatgaacagTAATCAGTAATTAAATTAGCCAATAGTTGCTGCCCTGCTTTTCTGAGTAAACTCAATCTGCAATGGCAGACAGTAAGATAAACCTAGAGATGCACAGAAGGCAAGTAATTACCAATTTCAGAATAATTGAAATTACTCAGAAATAATATTGTATATGTACATTTCAGACACTCTTTCTTAATTTAGAGCCAGAATAATTTCAGTGGTTCACTGACATCCCACACGAATGACAAAATAAGGGACAGCACTCTTTCTCTTTGGCCCTCTGTAGCACAAGAGCTCAGCTGATGAAGAGCACCTCCTCCTCGTCCCTCTCCTATtcttctctaacatttcttgTTGAACCTGCCAAACTCAGCTCAGATGGGACGTCACAGGTTGTTCCACCAGGTTTCTAATGGGCAAGGTTGCCGTCGGAGACGGGGTGTGGGGATCTGTGTCACTGCGAATAATGTAGAAAAAGATAACCTGAGAAGTGTAAGTCAATGGGAAGgcaagtctgtgtgtgtgtgtgtgtatgtgtgtgtgtgtgtgtgtgtgtgtgtgtgtgtgtgtgtgtgtgtgtgtgtgtgtgtgtgtgtgtgtgtgtgtgtgtgtgtgtgtgtgtgtgtgtggtttttgtgAAATGAGCCTTATGGGAGTTTGTAGCTTTCAGATCAGCTGAAGACAAGCTGTTATTACTATACATGTATTGTCTGTTCGTGACAATATTGGCCTTAACTTGTTTACAAAAGATGTTTGTTGCTCTGAAAGCTTATGGGGGGGTGCAGTTTGATGCCATTTCAAGAGATTTATTTCCATCGCACCAATCTTTCAGTTATATAGAGGAGAAACAGCTGAAGCTCATTTGATATGATGATTTCAAATACCCTGCTTTCACTTTTGCAGCCAAGGGCTTTATATTATTCACAAGTTTTTTTGAAATAATGTGATTTCCCAGAGAAAATCACATGCTTTTCCAGTGGTGCATGTCTTATTTTAGAATGAAGCTGTTGGATTTCAGCTCAGCCTGTAGACCTTTAAACACCAGAGAGCTTGTCGTTAATCTGCTGAGATCTTTAGAATCACACCATGAATAGTCTCACAATTACAtgcaacatttgtttgttttttgctatgACAATCTTTCTGTCCTGAATAGTGATTGTCAATgtattatgttttttgttttttgcatacaaataaaatacttatAATGGCACTTTATGTATAAGATattgtttcagtgttttaattGGCTCATTATTTGCTTACAAAGGTTCACTGTTAATGCAACATT is part of the Antennarius striatus isolate MH-2024 chromosome 21, ASM4005453v1, whole genome shotgun sequence genome and encodes:
- the josd1 gene encoding josephin-1, with protein sequence MGSAPYPAGEWKGKGRGSLQELGCMRWKVSKQKEGVAVVGAEERRSRELMDAQQQQQDLSSSSSSLTSPLPRQPSLTPPAIYHEKQRRELCALHALNNVFQDGTAFSRDTLQEIYQRLSPNTLVTPHKKSMLGNGNYDVNVIMAALQTRGFEAVWWDKRRDVGSIELSNVTGFILNVPSNLSWGPLRLPLKRQHWIGVREVGGAYYNLDSKLRSPQLIGHQEELRKFLRQQLRGKNCELLLVVSEEVEVHQTWRSDG